A segment of the Symmachiella macrocystis genome:
CTGGTCGCGCGGGCTGAGGACACGCCGTCAAAACAAACTGACATCTACGCCAAAGACAATCTCGTCGCATGGTGTATTGTTCCGTTTGACAATCAAAAGCGCAGTCCCGAGCAGCGGGCCGCGATGTTGGAGCGGTTGGGGATCGGCAAGCTGGCCTATGACTATCGCGCCGAGCATGTCCCGACCTTCGATGCCGAGATGGAGGCGCTCAAAGCGCATGGCATCGAATTGACCGCTTGGTGGTTTCCGACCGTGCTCAACGACGATGCGCGGCACATTTTAAAGGTGCTCAAGCGGCACGACATCAAAACGCAGTTGTGGGTCACCGGCAGCGGCGGACCGAAAACGCCCGAGGATCAGCAGGCGTGGGTTGAACAGGAAGCGGCGCGGATTCGTCCTATTGCCGAAGCGGCTGCCAAAATTGGTTGTCGCGTGGGGCTCTACAATCACGGTGGCTGGTTCGGCGAACCGGAAAATCAAATCGCCATCATCAAATGGCTCAACTTGCCGAACGTGGGGATCGTTTACAACCTGCATCACGGCCATGCGCATGTCGACCGCATGCCGCAGCTGCTCAAAAAGATGCTGCCGTATTTGTATGCGGTGAATCTCAACGGCATGGTACGCGGCGGTGATCAGCGGGGAGCGAAGATTCTTCCGCTTGGGGCAGGGGACCTGGATGCGGAATTGCTAAAAACGATTCGCGACAGCGGTTACACCGGGCCGATTGGGATTTTGAATCACACGCAAGAAGATGCCGAAGCGCGGCTGCAGGACAACCTGGATGGATTGTCGTGGCTGGTGGGAAAATTAAACGGACATCCCCCCAGTGCCCGTCCGCTGTATCGCAGTTGGCAACCTTCAGCAGCGGCGGCGTTGGATGGGGGAAAAGTCTATAAAGGTCGCGACGAATTCCGCCAACAGCCCATTACGGTGGAATGTCGCGTTCAACTGAATCGCAAAAATGACTTTAATATTCTCGTCGCCTGTGATGAAAAGAAATCTCCCGCGCACTGGGAAATCTTCACCATGCCGCGTCAGGGAGTATTGACCGCCTACCTGCCGGGAATGTCGCCCGATCATGTGCGTTCGAAAGCGGCGATTTGCGACAACAAACCACACACGGTGGCGATGGTTTATGAAGCCACGCGGGTGCGGTTGTATGTCGATGGCAAGCAGGTCGCCAGTCAAAAGGTCTCTGCCAAAGGCGGCGCTGCGATTCCCGGGGGATTGGCGATTGGTCGGCTGGTTGAAGGGGGCTTGGCGTGCAACGGCGACATCGAATGGGTGCGGATATCGACCGGCGTGCGAGACATCCCGCACGAACCACAACACGCGGTGAAAAAAGATGCGTCGACAATTCAATTGTGGACGTTTCCTAAAACTGCTGCGGTGCAGCAGCCACCCACCACGGCTTCGGAATTTAATGCCGGGTTTGTCAACGAGACCGTCGCTGCCGCCAAAGAGAGCGGCGATTTCATGCGCGGGGCGGCTTTGTTTGCCGATGCGAAAACGGCTTGTTTGTCGTGTCACAAAGTTGGCATGCAAGGGGGGACCGTCGGTCCTGATCTGACGATGATCGGCAAACAGCGCAAGCCGGAACAGATTATTGAAGCAGTCTTTTGGCCGCAGCGGACGGTGGAAGCGGAGTTCGTCTCGTTCACGGTCATCACCAACGATGGAAAAGCAATCCGTGGCCACAAACTGCGTGAGGATAAAAAATCGATCGTGCTCCGCGACCCGCAAACCGGCGTGGAAAGCACGATACTTCGCGAGGACATTGATGAGCTTGTCCCTGCCGGTTCTCTGATGCCCGACGGGTTGACCGCTGCGATGACGCGGCAACAACAAGTGGACCTGATTCGCTTTTTGACCGACTTAGGTCGCTCCAATGCGGCGAAGCCCGAAGCTTTGCACATGCTGATGGGACATGCGCACATGCATACGCCGGCCCCGTTTGAGTACGACCGCGCGCCGCTGCAGCCACAGGATTGGCCGTCGTGGCAGCAACCGGTCAATCGCGATCGCATCTATGATTTTTATGCCAAGGAAGCGGCGCATTTTCGCAAACAGAAACCAACTCCGCCGCTGCTACCCGATTTTCCGGGACTGGACGGGGGGGAACTGGGGCACTGGGGAAATCAATCCGAGACAACGTGGTCCGACGGGCGTTGGAATGAGACGCGCTTGGGCAGCGTGCAAAGCGGCGTGTTTCATGGCGGGGGCGTGACCGTGCCCCGCGCGGTTTGTATGCAATTGGGAGACGACAACGAACTCTCCGCTTGTTTCAATCCCGAGACGCTTAGTTATGACGCCGTCTGGAGTGGGGGCTTTGTCAAGTTTTCATCGGTCCGTCATGGATTCATGCATGGTTTGATCATGGACGGCCAACCGGTGAAGCATGAGAAATCAGCCAAGCCGGATCAGGCATTCGAGTATCACGGTTTTTATCGACATGGCCGGCGCGTGGTGTTTGCTTACCGTATTGGCGAGGTTGAATATCTTGATGCACCGTGGGTTGAGGATGGAAAATTCACCCGTGTTGTTGCTCCGGCTGACGAACATCCGCTGCAAGAATTGATCCAACCGGGCGAACGGCAATGGCCGGAGGTGATTACCACAGCGGTCAAACTGGGAACCGGGCGGCCGTATGCGGTCGATACGATTGAATTGCCGTACGACAATCCTTGGAAGGCGTTGCTGTTTTGTGGCGGACATGACTTTCTTCCCGACGGCAGCGCGCTGGTCTGCACGATGCAGGGGGATGTCTGGCATGTGAGCGGATTCACCGATGGCGGTCATCAAGCGCAGTGGCGGCGTTTTGCTTCGGGACTGCACCATGCTTTGGGGCTGGTCGTGACCGATGCGGGAATCTTTGTGCAATGCCGCGACCAATTGGTCCGGTTGCATGATCGAAACCAAGATGGCGAAGCGGATTATTATGAATGTTTTAGCAACGCCTTTGAGACCTCGCCGGCGGGGCACGATTTCATTTGCGGTTTGCAGTGCGACGACGCCGGTAATTTTTACACCGTCTCGGGCAATCAGGGGGTCGTGCGAATTTCCCCCGATGGAAAAAACGTGGAGGTCATGGCGACCGGACTGAGAAATCCTGACGGGTTGGGAATCTTGCCCGATGGGACATTAACAGTACCCGCTTCGGAAGGGGACTGGACTCCCGCCTCGATGGTGTGCGCTGTCCGCCCGTCTGCTGAGGGTCAAAATGGCACTCCGCCGTACTTTGGTTATCAAGCTCCACGCGATGGGAAAGCGCCGGAATTGCCGTTGGTTTATTTGCCGCGGGGATTGGATAATTCCAGCGGGGGGCAGGTCTATATCGACAGTGACCGCTGGGGACCGCTGCAAGGGGCGCTGGTCCATTTGTCGTTTGGGGGCGGGCGAAGTTTTCTGTTGCTACGTGACGAAGTCGGCGGGCAGTTGCAGGGGGCGATTGTGCCGCTGCCCGGCGAGTTTCGTTCGGGCGCGCATCGCGGACGCTTCAATCCGCAGGACGGGCAATTGTATGTCTCGGGCATGGCGGGCTGGGGTTCCTATACACCTGATGATGGTTGTTTCCAGCGCGTCCGTTTCACGGGCGATCGCGTGCAATTGCCGATTGGGTTTCATGTCTATCAAAACGGCGTGACGGTGAAATTCACGGAGCCGATTGATCCTGCTGTTGCCGCTCAGATCGAAAATCAATTTGCCCAGTGTTGGAATTACCGGTACAGCGGGGCGTATGGCTCGCCGGAATTTTCCACGCGACACCACGGCATGCGGGGGCACGATCATTTGCCGATCACGTCGGCACATGTTTTGCCCGATGGCCGGTCGTTGTTTTTGGAAATCCCCGATCTACAACCGGTGAGCCAACTGCATTTGCAATTGCAGGTGGATGCGGGAGAACCGCGCGACATGTTTTTGACCGTGCATCGTTTAGACCGACCCTTTAGTGACTACCCCGGTTATCGCCCGGTGGCGAAAATGGTGCATCCGCATCCGATTCTTTCTGACTTGGCCTTGGCGACGATTCGCATTCGCAATCCCTTTATGAAAGCGATTCCCGAGGCGCGGCCGATCACGTTGGAGACGGGCAAGAACCTGACGTTTGCGACCCGTGAGTTACGGGCCAAACCGGGTGAAGCGATCCGTTTGAATTTGGTGAATCCCGACGTGGTGCCACACAACTGGGCGTTGGTCAAAGCGGGAACGCTCAAGAGCGTGGGGGAGATGGCCAACCGGTTGGTGGCGGACCCTGAAGCAGTGGCGCGGCATTACATTCCGCAAACCGACGACGTGTTGTTTTACACAGATGTCATTCCACCCAAATCGCAGTTCACGATTTACTTTCGCGCGCCGAAAACCCCGGGGCGGTATCCCTATCTGTGCACGTTTCCGGGGCACTGGATGGTGATGAACGGCGAATTGATCGTGGAGTGATTGCGAGGCTGTCGGCGCGGCCAACACCGGTTTTCGATTTCTTGCGCACAGCGTGCGCGCCGCGTTTACTTGTTCAAGATTAGCTTCTTGTTCCGCGTTGAGCGCAGGCGGTAGACCTGACCGTGAAATTCGATGAGCACTTCGGTTTGACCCTCGGCGAGTGCTTCGAAGGTGATCGATTTCGGGGGATCGGAATCGCCGGTGCCGCTGTTTTTATCTGCGGGAATTCGCGGAGTCTCACTGGGGTCATGCATATTCATGGTGGCGGTGCCGTGGATTCTTTGAGCGAGGTCGTAGTGAGCAATTTGTTGCCTGCGATCACGGCGAAAAAAATCAGACGGAAATTTTCTGGCCGGGTGCTTTCGCGATTGACAACAATGGCACAAGTCGGCATTATGTTGACATTGAGACTCAGTGTCAACTCTAGAATGCTGCAGCAAGCTTCGACGCGGAACTCCGCGCAGCCAGCCACACATTAAGGGACCGCGGATCACAACGCACCAGCGTCTGTGCCGCAATTTTACTCTTAACTTGGCTTCTGCAAAGGAGATACTTTCCATGTCCGTTTCTACACAACCTGCTCGCCGTGGGTTCACGCTCATCGAATTGCTGGTGGTCATCGCGATCATTGCCATTCTCATTTCACTACTCTTGCCAGCTGTACAACAGGCTCGCGAAGCAGCTCGCCGCACGCAGTGCCGCAACAATCTGAAGCAGTTTGGGATTGCGACACACAACTATCACGACATTTATGGGCAATTTCCCAATGCCAACGCCAACAGTTCGCTGACCGGCGGAAGCTTGTTTGTTTCGATCTTGCCGTTGATCGATCAGGCCAATGGATACAATTTGTGGGATTTCAATTTGTCCAACTCCGATCCGGTGAATGTCGCCGTCTCGGGGCAGCGGATTCCGGTCTTTCTGTGTCCTTCCTCCACGGAACCTCGTATGGTCCCGGGATGCGACGTCGATGCGGGGCGTGCACCGGGAAACTATGCTGTGAACATTGGTTCGAAGGATTTCAATCAGTACTGGTCGTATTATGGTGAGCCGGCTCCCTCGTTGGACGGAGCGATCGTCTATACCGACTCAGCTGATGGCAAGACATCGCTGAAGCATTTCGTCGATGGTGCAAGCAACACGTTGATGATTGGTGAAACGGCCTACAATCTGCCGGACTACAAATTCAGTTCCGGAGCTTGCCTGGATGAACCGCGTTATTCGTTCACCTATTGGTCGAATCCGTATCCCGGTTCTACGGCTTGTACAACCGAATACGCCTTCAATCCTCACGACAAACTCGACGATGGGGATTTCGATCCCAACTGGGTCCGTTCCTTCCGTAGCGACCATGTGGGAGGCGTCTTTTTCGTCCGTGCTGACGGCTCGGTGCATTTTGTGGCCGAGAGTATCGATGCGGGGGTCTTGGATGCCTTAGCGACTCGAAACGGTGGGGAGATCATCAGTGACAACTAGAGCATCCAACCATCTGCTGTTGGCTGCGATGATGACTTGCGGCCTGATTGTCGGCTGCGGTTCCGGCGCAGCCGAAGGACCTCCCCGCGCTGATGTGCGGGGAGTGGTGACCTTGGATGGTCAACCGTTGCCGAAAGGAGTGATCCTGTTTGTTCCGCTTGAGGGAACGCCCGGGCCGAAGACGTCGGTCCCCATTGCGGATGGGAAGTTTTCTACCGATGAATCCACCGGCCCGGTCGTCGGGAAGCATCGTATCGAAATCAAATCCACCGACGATGGTGGTTACGCTCGGGATGATGAGACGGCGATTGATCGTTTGCAGGAATCGAGAACCCGTCGTATTGATGTCGTGCGAGTTCCGGCAGCCTTTAATGCAAATAGCCGTCTGACCGAGACTGTCAGCGAGGAGGGGACTAACGAATTTGAATTCCCACTCACGACCAGCAGGCGTCGCCGGCGCTAAACGGCTTCGGTTACGGCATTCCATGTTTAGTTAAAATACAAATCGCAACGGGGTTTGCTCCCGTTTGCTCAACCCCTTTGCTCATTGAGGACACATTTGATGAGACGAATTTTAGTTTTCTCCGCCGCCGCATTGTTCATGCAGTGCGCGATTCTGCAAACGGCAAACGCGCATTTTATTTGGCTGCTGCCGTCTGTGGACAAGGATGTACAAAAGGTCGATGTTTATTTTTCTGAAGCCGCCCAGCCGGACGACCCCGAATTGCTGGAAGGCTTGCAAGGCATGACTGTCTGGCGTTTGTCGGCCAAAGGCAAACCGATCAAATTGTCGCTGAAAAAAACAGAAGAAGCCCTCCAAGCCGAAACGGACGTTGCAGAAGTAGCCGCTTCGCTGTTCGCAGGCCGACACGATTACGGTGTGATCACCCGCGGCAAGAAACCGTTCTTACTTCGCTATTACGCCAAGACCGGCCCCGCTCTGACCGATGCCGCCTGGACGAATGTGAAGACGGCCGAACAACTCGATTTGGACATCGTTCCGCATAAAATGGAAGACGGCAAGCTGAAGCTCGTTGTCAGCTTTCAAGGAAAACCGGTAGTG
Coding sequences within it:
- a CDS encoding DUF6797 domain-containing protein, producing MMRRSWLVLLCAFMWCHSGLVARAEDTPSKQTDIYAKDNLVAWCIVPFDNQKRSPEQRAAMLERLGIGKLAYDYRAEHVPTFDAEMEALKAHGIELTAWWFPTVLNDDARHILKVLKRHDIKTQLWVTGSGGPKTPEDQQAWVEQEAARIRPIAEAAAKIGCRVGLYNHGGWFGEPENQIAIIKWLNLPNVGIVYNLHHGHAHVDRMPQLLKKMLPYLYAVNLNGMVRGGDQRGAKILPLGAGDLDAELLKTIRDSGYTGPIGILNHTQEDAEARLQDNLDGLSWLVGKLNGHPPSARPLYRSWQPSAAAALDGGKVYKGRDEFRQQPITVECRVQLNRKNDFNILVACDEKKSPAHWEIFTMPRQGVLTAYLPGMSPDHVRSKAAICDNKPHTVAMVYEATRVRLYVDGKQVASQKVSAKGGAAIPGGLAIGRLVEGGLACNGDIEWVRISTGVRDIPHEPQHAVKKDASTIQLWTFPKTAAVQQPPTTASEFNAGFVNETVAAAKESGDFMRGAALFADAKTACLSCHKVGMQGGTVGPDLTMIGKQRKPEQIIEAVFWPQRTVEAEFVSFTVITNDGKAIRGHKLREDKKSIVLRDPQTGVESTILREDIDELVPAGSLMPDGLTAAMTRQQQVDLIRFLTDLGRSNAAKPEALHMLMGHAHMHTPAPFEYDRAPLQPQDWPSWQQPVNRDRIYDFYAKEAAHFRKQKPTPPLLPDFPGLDGGELGHWGNQSETTWSDGRWNETRLGSVQSGVFHGGGVTVPRAVCMQLGDDNELSACFNPETLSYDAVWSGGFVKFSSVRHGFMHGLIMDGQPVKHEKSAKPDQAFEYHGFYRHGRRVVFAYRIGEVEYLDAPWVEDGKFTRVVAPADEHPLQELIQPGERQWPEVITTAVKLGTGRPYAVDTIELPYDNPWKALLFCGGHDFLPDGSALVCTMQGDVWHVSGFTDGGHQAQWRRFASGLHHALGLVVTDAGIFVQCRDQLVRLHDRNQDGEADYYECFSNAFETSPAGHDFICGLQCDDAGNFYTVSGNQGVVRISPDGKNVEVMATGLRNPDGLGILPDGTLTVPASEGDWTPASMVCAVRPSAEGQNGTPPYFGYQAPRDGKAPELPLVYLPRGLDNSSGGQVYIDSDRWGPLQGALVHLSFGGGRSFLLLRDEVGGQLQGAIVPLPGEFRSGAHRGRFNPQDGQLYVSGMAGWGSYTPDDGCFQRVRFTGDRVQLPIGFHVYQNGVTVKFTEPIDPAVAAQIENQFAQCWNYRYSGAYGSPEFSTRHHGMRGHDHLPITSAHVLPDGRSLFLEIPDLQPVSQLHLQLQVDAGEPRDMFLTVHRLDRPFSDYPGYRPVAKMVHPHPILSDLALATIRIRNPFMKAIPEARPITLETGKNLTFATRELRAKPGEAIRLNLVNPDVVPHNWALVKAGTLKSVGEMANRLVADPEAVARHYIPQTDDVLFYTDVIPPKSQFTIYFRAPKTPGRYPYLCTFPGHWMVMNGELIVE
- the hemP gene encoding hemin uptake protein HemP, whose translation is MNMHDPSETPRIPADKNSGTGDSDPPKSITFEALAEGQTEVLIEFHGQVYRLRSTRNKKLILNK
- a CDS encoding DUF1559 domain-containing protein, with the protein product MSVSTQPARRGFTLIELLVVIAIIAILISLLLPAVQQAREAARRTQCRNNLKQFGIATHNYHDIYGQFPNANANSSLTGGSLFVSILPLIDQANGYNLWDFNLSNSDPVNVAVSGQRIPVFLCPSSTEPRMVPGCDVDAGRAPGNYAVNIGSKDFNQYWSYYGEPAPSLDGAIVYTDSADGKTSLKHFVDGASNTLMIGETAYNLPDYKFSSGACLDEPRYSFTYWSNPYPGSTACTTEYAFNPHDKLDDGDFDPNWVRSFRSDHVGGVFFVRADGSVHFVAESIDAGVLDALATRNGGEIISDN